A genomic region of Colletotrichum destructivum chromosome 1, complete sequence contains the following coding sequences:
- a CDS encoding Putative Snf7 family protein produces the protein MNILEYMFGKRMTPAERLRKNQRMLDKAIRELDQVRVKLEKQEKQLITQIKQSAQKGQMGACKIQAKDLVRTRRYIEKFYGMRSQLQKISLRLQTYRTNEQMMTAMKGATQALGTMNRSMNLPALQRIAMEFERENDIMDQRQEMMDDVMDDAMDVGADEEGEEVVEQVLEEIGVDLTSALGETPSGMQTAAVPESRVAQAVGGGGGGDPGDDALQARLDSLRR, from the exons ATGAAT ATCTTGGAGTACATGTTCGGCAAGCGCATGACGCCTGCGGAGCGTCTGCGCAAGAACCAGCGTATGCTGGATAAGGCGATCCGTGAATTGGACCAGGTCCGCGTCAAGTTGGAAAAGCAGGAGAAGCAGTTGATCACACAGATCAAGCAGAGCGCCCAGAAGGGACAAATGGGCGCTTGCAAGATCCAGGCCAAGGATCTGGTCCGGACACGGAG ATACATTGAGAAGTTCTACGGCATGCGCAGCCAACTGCAGAAGATCTCGCTCCGGCTTCAG ACATACCGCACCAACGAACAGATGATGACGGCCATGAAGGGTGCGACCCAGGCCTTGGGAACGATGAACCGATCGATGAACCTCCCCGCTCTCCAGCGCATCGCCATGGAGTTCGAACGCGAGAACGACATTATGGATCAGAGGCAAGAGATGATGGACGATGTCATGGACGATGCCAtggacgtcggcgccgatgaggaaggcgaagaggTTGTGGAGCAGGTATTGGAGGAGATTGGAGTCGATTTGACGTCGGCG CTTGGAGAAACACCGTCTGGAAtgcagacggcggcggttccGGAGAGCCGAGTTGCTCAAGCGGTTggcggaggtggaggtggggatcccggcgacgacgccctccAGGCCCGCCTTGACAGCCTTCGACGGTAG
- a CDS encoding Putative ADF-H/Gelsolin-like domain superfamily, producing MSLNGLDDPKVKEAHEAAVAEPGGWFLLKYASRDDVELLGRGTGGIVEIRNNIAQFENENDDNAPLFGFLKYRRRNVIIKYLPDDCSRLVQARVTVHFNAVCERFAPYNTDFSIATAKDLKDTKLSAACSLHAASGSTSSSTSSLRRRRLMEIAEEEEEEQRASKRKSVGPDSLVETSGEDPADAPKSPIEGPPVTLNADLANSPEESKFSASLEPPEFVGARPSSPTKSVDEGRRMSSQSLRPELYSSSSYTYGKPRVKLAPRPSLDVSGRARTGTAAVGAAFRPISQMPSGFKLFSKGPKKGKSKENTLDPSEPAHPDETTEISLAATLTPLPDGDPISHIDELVRPHTSSGRPTTSSGASIKSAMPSFTTAPSAKQVMTPEKARLMKAMQLREKKKKMMNQQSATTPAVDAPAEQLMSEKAQPAQHVEEIAEHTLVAEADDGEEEEEEDDDDEDDDRRLSVSKADSGIVVDASSVSVHTDVASEFTQSDSHPASPIMASSEPDHSTKASSLSESTEETVKESNEDNTDAEVDTHETHDAVEPATESGIAPDQAAKPTSPVEAVAPTSAEPEAVDGETQEEGESLAEGLAPAAVDDVPVVHFDATPEAVTAPGMSETQDTSTVEKEATLEVAEPMEQQQNETEKVAVMDEQQKPPISLPISKFSTSPTQAKPSIESKETQDQTSKQDIKAETAVSTTSEASPRSPLSPLSPCSPSLRVPRSKFSTQDLRAAANVEVPTIVSPPVDVPREPVVVAVDEPRDADAHSVDTEPSKRKALVEPIRTDLDPPKKAADGNISDDEDLMDELHSATVEQAQHITVSKSPITPVFPSPTQSASRPTSRGAVRTISNPVRGNLLTPADVAQAQNQRSVSSGAAFLHRITQQQGNQHLAPKQPGKIGSSISQRIKALEKLSAHAPGTVDADTSSLKAPRPSSAFFAVKRGASVREPPRSPSVVDRASSLTRGGSPVPSVMTESQESSPEAARANRGRSGSMANRLSMFEVSGSNPPRGQPESISVTARIVRDPSQSGRAPEPPKNPSEFERLDLKVSPLVVDHQKAEPLLPPANLTTVKPSKETIQERRLSKEKRRSQSVDPITDGDEAPRRSSLSIMKDFIKDRRKSLTSPSAEALTAPLPMSPGSSKSPSRPPSTHHNSSGLGRRLSISSRRSSFSKDNDASGAMSPSLFTEGSGSGDDSKSTTSDKKKGRAGRFMRRLSSSLSSGARSKTMTPTAISPTVQEEDASEVARLQQPTIEAFMGDVNVQFPDNLLWKRRSMCMDSQGFLILSTVAASTTTKDKQPTGAGVKRYHLSDFRMPYIPDMEIQELPNSICLDFVEGSGLQVACEDRAGQMNVLHILQDAHQSHNSFGQ from the exons ATGTCGCTCAATGGCCTGGACGACCCaaaggtcaaggaggcccATGAagctgccgttgccgaacCAGGAGGATG GTTTCTCCTCAAGTATGCGAGTCGCGATGATGTCGAACTGCTAGGTCGCGGAACTGGTGGCATCGTCGAGATACGGAACAACATCGCCCAGTtcgagaacgagaacgacGATAACGCGCCCTTGTTTGGCTTCCTAAAATACCGTCGCCGGAACGTAATCATCAAATATCTCCCCGACGATTGCTCTCGACTAGTTCAAG CTCGTGTAACTGTCCATTTCAATGCCGTGTGCGAGCGATTCGCCCCCTACAACACCGACTTTTCCATAGCCACTGCCAAGGATCTCAAGGATACCAAGTTGTCGGCTGCTTGCTCCCTACACGCCGCCTCcggctcgacctcgtcctcgacaagctcctTGCGAAGGAGGCGGCTGATGGAAAttgcagaagaagaagaggaggaacaGAGAGCGAGCAAGCGGAAGTCTGTCGGCCCGGACAGCTTGGTTGAGACTTCGGGCGAAGACCCGGCCGACGCGCCGAAATCGCCCATCGAAGGGCCGCCCGTGACGTTGAATGCTGACCTTGCAAACTCGCCCGAGGAGAGCAAGTTTTCTGCGTCTCTGGAGCCTCCCGAGTTCGTCGGTGCCagaccgtcgtcgcccacaAAGTCCGTTGACGAGGGACGGCGCATGTCATCGCAGTCCCTGCGACCCGAGCTAtactcctcgtcgtcttATACATACGGCAAGCCGAGAGTCAAACTCGCCCCACGACCCTCTCTCGACGTTTCTGGCCGTGCTCGCACAGGAACCGCTGCGGTGGGGGCTGCTTTCCGACCAATTTCACAGATGCCGTCTGGCTTCAAGCTATTTTCCAAGGGTCCCAAAAAGGGCAAGTCCAAGGAAAATACTCTGGATCCTTCCGAACCAGCCCACCCGGACGAAACAACCGAAatctccttggccgccacTTTAACACCCCTACCCGACGGGGATCCCATTTCCCACATTGATGAACTCGTTAGGCCACACACGAGCTCCGGGCGACCCACAACGAGCTCAGGCGCTTCAATTAAATCCGCCATGCCGTCCTTCACCACCGCCCCCTCTGCGAAGCAGGTCATGACGCCCGAAAAGGCGCGTCTGATGAAGGCGATGCAACTaagggagaaaaagaagaagatgatgaacCAGCAGTCCGCCACTACCCCAGCCGTCGACGCCCCTGCCGAGCAGCTCATGTCGGAAAaggcccagcccgcccaACACGTCGAGGAGATTGCCGAGCACACCCTTGTTGCCGAAGCGGATgacggagaggaggaggaggaggaggacgacgacgacgaagacgacgacagaCGACTCTCGGTATCAAAAGCCGACTCTGGCATCGTTGTCGACGCATCCTCCGTTTCAGTCCACACCGACGTCGCCTCCGAGTTTACTCAGAGCGACTCCCATCCCGCCTCGCCCATCATGGCATCTTCCGAGCCTGACCATTCGACCAAGGCGTCGTCGCTATCCGAGTCTACTGAAGAAACGGTAAAGGAGTCCAACGAGGACAACAccgatgccgaggttgaTACACACGAGACACATGACGCGGTCGAGCCAGCGACAGAGTCTGGGATCGCCCCTGACCAAGCTGCAAAGCCAACTTCCCCCGTTGAGGCTGTTGCCCCTACGTCAGCAGAGCCTGAGGCCGTTGATGGCGAAACacaagaagagggcgagTCACTGGCTGAGGGTTTGGCCCCCGCCGCAGTCGACGATGTCCCCGTTGTCCATTTCGATGCTACTCCCGAGGCAGTCACCGCCCCCGGAATGAGCGAGACACAAGACACATCCACTGTCGAGAAAGAGGCAaccctcgaggtcgccgagccTATGGAACAACAACAGAATGAGACTGAGAAGGTAGCAGTCATGGATGAGCAACAAAAACCGCCCATAAGCTTACCAATCTCCAAGTTTTCCACGAGCCCAACACAAGCGAAGCCGTCCATCGAATCGAAAGAAACACAAGACCAGACGTCGAAGCAGGATATTAAAGCGGAGACCGCCGTGTCCACAACTTCGGAGGCATCGCCAAGATCGCCTCTGTCACCGTTGTCGCCGTGTTCCCCTAGCCTAAGAGTTCCCCGGTCCAAGTTCTCGACCCAGGATCTCAGAGCAGCTGCAAACGTTGAGGTGCCCACGATCGTCTCTCCCCCAGTGGATGTACCACGCGAGCCAGTGGTCGTTGCGGTCGATGAGCCCCGCGATGCTGATGCCCATTCGGTGGATACGGAGCCTTCGAAGCGAAAGGCGCTTGTCGAACCCATTCGCACCGACCTGGACCCCCCGAAAAAGGCGGCAGATGGCAATATctccgatgacgaggacttGATGGACGAGCTTCACTCGGCTACCGTCGAGCAAGCGCAGCATATTACGGTTTCTAAATCGCCCATCACGCCAGTCTTCCCCAGCCCCACGCAAAGCGCCAGCAGGCCGACTTCGCGCGGCGCTGTCCGCACCATCTCGAACCCTGTTCGTGGGAACCTCCTTACTCCTGCCGACGTGGCTCAGGCCCAGAACCAGAGATCAGTCTCGTCCGGTGCCGCCTTCTTGCACAGAATCACACAGCAACAAGGCAATCAACACCTGGCTCCCAAACAGCCTGGCAAGATCGGATCTAGTATTTCTCAGCGTATCAAGGCTTTGGAGAAGCTGTCTGCACACGCACCTGGAACCGTCGACGCGGACACGAGCAGCTTGAAGGCCCCGAGACCGTCTTCAGCGTTCTTCGCTGTCAAGAGGGGAGCTAGCGTGAGGGAGCCTCCTCGCTCCCCTTCCGTCGTTGACAGAGCAAGTTCACTCACCCGGGGCGGCAGCCCCGTGCCCTCAGTCATGACGGAGTCCCAGGAATCTTCTCCAGAGGCGGCCAGAGCGAACCGCGGCAGATCAGGGTCCATGGCGAACAGGCTGTCGATGTTCGAGGTGTCTGGCAGCAACCCGCCCAGAGGGCAGCCCGAGTCCATCTCCGTCACAGCGCGGATCGTCCGCGATCCTAGCCAGTCTGGCAGGGCACCCGAGCCGCCGAAGAACCCCTCCGAGTTTGAACGGCTTGACCTCAAGGTGTCACCGTTGGTCGTCGATCACCAGAAGGCCGAGCCTCTGCTGCCACCAGCCAACCTGACGACAGTGAAGCCCTCCAAGGAGACGATCCAAGAGAGGAGGCTGTCCAAAGAGAAGCGTCGCTCGCAGTCCGTGGACCCCATAACCGATGGAGATGAAGCGCCTCGCCGCTCATCCCTCAGCATCATGAAAGACTTCATCAAGGACAGGCGCAAGTCTCTCACTTCCCCCTCTGCGGAGGCTCTGACGGCCCCTTTGCCCATGTCGCCCGGCTCGTCCAAGTCGCCCTCGAGACCCCCCTCGACACACCACAACTCctccggcctcggccgtcggctGTCCATCAGCAGCCGTCGGTCGTCGTTCAGCAAGGACAACGATGCGAGCGGTGCCATGTCCCCATCGTTGTTCACCGAGGGCAGCGGGTCTGGAGACGACAGCAAGTCTACGACCAGTGACAAGAAAAAGGGCCGGGCAGGCCGCTTCATGCGCCGCCTCTCCTCGTCTCTCAGCAGCGGGGCCCGTAGTAAGACCATGACCCCTACCGCCATCTCCCCGACGGTCCAGGAAGAGGATGCCTCAGAAGTCGCTCGGCTCCAGCAGCCCACCATTGAGGCGTTTATGGGAGATGTCAACGTCCAGTTTCCAGACAACCTCCTTTGGAAGCGCCGCAGTATGTGCATGGACTCTCAGGGGTTCCTGATTCTCAGCACAGTCGCCGCGTCGACCACTACCAAGGACAAACAGCCAACCGGCGCCGGAGTCAAGCGATACCATCTTTCCGACTTCCGTATGCCATACATTCCCGACATGGAGATCCAAGAACTGCCCAACAGCATCTGCCTTGACTTTGTCGAGGGCTCGGGCTTGCAGGTTGCGTGCGAAGATCGCGCCGGACAGATGAATGTATTGCACA TCCTTCAAGACGCGCATCAGAGCCACAACTCTTTCGGCCAGTAA
- a CDS encoding Putative Mitofusin family, P-loop containing nucleoside triphosphate hydrolase, dynamin, with protein sequence MSQDYFSKKGKAPMDQEVEKDESDAPYQPVPSSSRPPQFMTVGSGSTSAHAAHLQSLLENDSGYGGSIADGDAMTSSGDRHIPTPVNGQLSEVDRRSQAGAIHQLWYNAHRVTLGRSINKVIELLKELQDMNVSWPAHYPSVQRTESSRPAPSHAYSTTGEAPASASSVPSSPTAPPAIRRSFTSVEARNDAESSKAQERRAPEEPRLVTPQIAQDFSVLKLDLKLGSLHQAELVHSLEKGSIASLLDGKISSSIRHLLNLRERIEDTSSKVLVTGDLNAGKSTFCNALLRRKVLPEDQQPCTAIFCEVLDARENGGLEEVHAVHRDAAYDRHDESTYDVYKLAQLEDLVVDNEKYTQCKVYVKDVRTIDESLLNNGVVDIALIDAPGLNSDTTKTTAVFARQEEIDVVVFVVSAANHFTMTAKEFIWAAAAEKAYLFIVVNGFDNIRDKKRCEKMILDQVHGLSPRTHKESSELVHFVSSNAVPTAPAPPGGPSGGGGDDDPSDDPKGKGKDIEKIRDFENLEQSLRRFVLEKRARSKLAPAKTYLLNILNDVHVLANVNSEVANSELDRVTKELKEIEPQLESSRKATAQVGDEIDKITEETCKEVYDHTRMTLSVAIDHAGDNNHGVPYRGIFNAFEYAEELKEAMMSYIHESVVACEEHAKSKTVGGVNAIKQLGILHLGDDYQNLVFRPDVMFKRKRDSMARNVDVPTEVWDFVDWNTIVQKQEKVAGTGMALTLAGALVPRMMGSSGWLDHALSAAKIMGNDNLRRLIVPGIIAAAFAAAAYVVNQIPNSLPHRLSTKIAVQLESIDYVHANATRISGSVRKVLRYPADNLRVGLEQSVKDLGKRREETLKVRQESEVALKYFGNLVRNSAQQRTVVEGVDLDAPPPGAVAAGLH encoded by the exons ATGAGTCAAGATTACTTTTCGAAGAAGGGAAAGGCCCCTATGGAccaggaggtcgagaaggacgagTCCGACGCGCCCTATCAGCCGGTGCCGTCATCGAGCAGACCACCGCAGTTCATGACCGTGGGATCCGGCTCCACCTCAGCACATGCAGCGCATCTCCAGTCTCTGCTGGAAAACGACTCGGGCTATGGTGGCAGCATCGCGGATGGCGATGCGATGACCTCCTCCGGCGACCGTCACATCCCGACCCCCGTCAATGGGCAGCTCTCTGAGGTTGACCGTCGCAGTCAGGCCGGCGCTATCCACCAGCTGTGGTACAATGCACACAGGGTAACGCTGGGTCGCTCGATCAACAAGGTTATCGAGCTGTTGAAGGAGCTGCAGGACATGAACGTCTCTTGGCCTGCGCATTACCCTTCCGTCCAGCGAACCGAGTCATCGCGCCCCGCCCCTTCACACGCATACTCGACAACCGGCGAAGCACCCGCCTCTGCTTCCTCTGTTCCCTCTTCCCCGACTGCCCCGCCGGCGATACGACGATCCTTTACATCGGTCGAGGCTCGCAACGACGCCGAGTCGAGCAAGGCCCAGGAGCGGCGTGCCCCCGAAGAGCCCCGGCTTGTTACCCCTCAGATCGCTCAGGACTTCTCGGTTCTCAAGCTGGATCTCAAGCTGGGCTCGCTCCATCAAGCAGAGCTCGTCCACTCCCTTGAAAAGGGCTCCATCGCCTCGCTCCTGGATGGCAAAATCAGCTCTAGTATTCGACACTTGCTCAACCTCCGCGAACGAATCGAAGATACCTCCAGCAAGGTGCTCGTTACTGGTGACCTCAACGCCGGCAAGTCCACTTTTTGCAACGCTCTGCTGCGCAGAAAGGTTCTGCCCGAAGACCAACAGCCCTGCACGGCAATCTTCTGTGAGGTCCTGGACGCCAGGGAGAACGGAGGACTGGAGGAGGTGCATGCCGTGCACAGGGACGCCGCGTACGACAGACATGACGAGAGCACCTACGACGTCTACAAGCTGGCACAGCTAGAGGACCTTGTTGTCGATAACGAGAAGTACACCCAGTGCAAGGTGTACGTCAAGGACGTCCGGACCATTGACGAATCGCTACTCAACAACGGTGTTGTCGATATCGCTTTGATCGATGCGCCTGGCCTGAACTCGGATACGACGAAGACAACGGCGGTGTTTGCGCGCCAGGAGGAGATTGATGTGGTTGTCTTTGTGGTTTCGGCTGCAAACCACTTCACCATGACTGCCAAGGAGTTCATctgggctgctgcggccGAGAAGGCATACCTCTTCATCGTGGTGAACGGCTTCGACAACATCAGAGACAAGAAGAGATGCGAGAAGATGATTCTCGACCAAGTTCATGGTCTCAGCCCGAGAACACATAAAGAATCCTCGGAGCTGGTGCACTTCGTTTCAAGCAACGCTGTTCCTACAGCCCCTGCGCCACCAGGTGGCCCGtcaggcggcggtggcgacgacgaccccaGCGATGACCCCAAGGGTAAGGGCAAGGATATTGAGAAGATCCGGGACTTTGAGAACCTCGAACAGTCACTGCGCAGGTTTGTCCTGGAGAAGCGCGCCAGATCCAAGCTGGCACCTGCGAAGACATACCTGCTCAACATCCTCAACGACGTTCACGTCCTGGCCAACGTCAACTCAGAGGTCGCCAACTCGGAGCTCGACCGTGTCACCAAGGAGCTTAAGGAGATCGAGCCTCAGCTCGAGTCGAGCAGAAAGGCCACGGCGCAGGTTGGCGACGAAATTGACAAGATCACCGAGGAGACGTGCAAGGAGGTCTACGATCACACGCGGATGACACTCAGTGTGGCCATTGACCACGCTGGTGACAACAACCACGGTGTTCCCTACCGTGGCATCTTCAATGCGTTTGAGTAtgccgaggagctgaaggaggcCATGATGTCCTACATTCACGAGTCGGTTGTCGCCTGCGAGGAACACGCAAAGTCCAAGACGGTTGGTGGCGTCAACGCCATCAAGCAGCTCGGCATTTTGCACCTCGGTGACGACTATCAGAACTTGGTATTCCGACCCGACGTCATGTTCAAGAGAAAGCGGGACTCGATGGCGCGCAATGTAGACGTTCCCACCGAGGTTTGGGACTTTGTTGACTGGAACACCATTGTTCAAAAGCAAGAGAAGGTCGCAGGTACGGGCATGGCCCTCACTCTTGCTGGAGCCCTTGTTCCGCGCATGAtgggcagcagcggctggtTGGACCATGCGTTGAGCGCAGCGAAGATCATGGGCAACGACAACTTGCGTCGCCTCATCGTGCCCGGTATCATCGCAGCCG CCTTCGCAGCCGCCGCCTACGTTGTCAACCAGATTCCCAACTCGCTTCCTCACCGCCTGTCAACCAAGATTGCGGTCCAGCTAGAGTCTATCGACTACGTGCATGCCAACGCGACGCGCATTTCCGGGTCGGTCCGGAAGGTTCTCCGCTACCCTGCTGATAACCTCCGCGTGGGCCTGGAGCAGTCGGTCAAGGACCTCGGCAAGCGACGCGAGGAGACGCTCAAGGTGCGCCAGGAGAGCGAGGTCGCGCTCAAGTACTTTGGCAACCTCGTCCGCAACAGCGCGCAGCAGAGGACGGTCGTTGAGGGCGTCGACCTGGATGCACCGCCGCcaggcgccgtcgccgccgggcttCACTGA
- a CDS encoding Putative PPM-type phosphatase, divalent cation binding, protein phosphatase 2C family, which produces MKPKTTPNFAAFLPRRRQRPQQRQNHCGPIVSDKLYTRNGTLDVFSRFFKLAGSKRRSLSNQGSGLLTRMFGGGSSSAASKAERDPKEDRKSPSPESDKGSAAAIKSSDQAASGDKRSGNSSPPGRQQDGAVDKKRRASGVQGKAAGILAHAKNALNISQVSRTSSDMSSQTPLQKLGKQDPALAVPQGQHNNSAGDSVPGPRSTFRVGVWEDRNKKCRRTMEDTHAFLYNFLHTPAPALEGKKDDSVSDDKETLAQDMIETDNGYFAIFDGHAGTFAADWCGKKLHIILEDIIRKNPNGPIPELLDQTFTSVDAQLEKLPLKNSGCTAAVAVLRWEDRVPSDRSATGSQAIAPATAAATKAAKLTSEEATDDKATSTGGGVEATHAKLKSSASRQRVLYTANVGDARIILCRSGKALRLSYDHKGSDENEGKRIANAGGLILNNRVNGVLAVTRALGDTYMKDLVTGHPYTTETVIQPESDEFIIIACDGLWDVCSDQDAVDLVRNVEDPVEASKLLVDHALNRFSTDNLSCMIVRLDKEALLESQNDKENAIGVERPPANPAKVSEAEKIIRETKQKIAEGGAPAVGVSASNSGRGHDPASIDNGDFKPTTLDGTLEEEPGPIDDGDSPEIEPDAVPAILPATVEQTDAAVAPKKSA; this is translated from the exons ATGAAGCCCAAGACT ACACCCAACTTCGCGGCATTCCTCCCAAGACGAAGACAACGACCTCAACAAAGACAAAACCACTGCGGACCCATCGTATCCGATAAACTCTACACGCGGAACGGTACCCTTGACGTATTTTCAAGGTTCTTTAAACTGGCAGGAAGCAAGCGTCGCAGCCTCTCCAACCAGGGGAGTGGTCTGCTGACTAGAAtgttcggcggcggctccagTTCGGCTGCGTCCAAGGCGGAGAGGGACCCCAAAGAGGATCGAAAGTCGCCTTCGCCCGAGTCTGACAAGGGCTCCGCGGCCGCCATCAAGTCATCCGATCAGGCCGCCAGCGGCGACAAGCGGAGCGGAAACAGCAGTCCTCCTGGCCGCCAGCAGGACGGTGCCGTCGATAAGAAGCGCCGGGCCAGCGGCGTCCAGGGAAaggccgccggcatcctgGCTCACGCCAAGAATGCACTCAACATCTCCCAAGTCAGCCGAACCAGCTCCGATATGAGCTCGCAGACCCCGCTGCAGAAGCTGGGCAAGCAGGACCCTGCCCTCGCAGTGCCCCAGGGCCAACACAACAACTCGGCCGGTGATTCCGTTCCCGGCCCAAGGTCAACGTTCCGTGTCGGTGTCTGGGAGGACAGAAACAAGAAATGCCGTCGCACCATGGAGGATACCCATGCTTTCCTCTACAACTTTTTGCATACTCCGGCTCCCGCcctcgagggcaagaaggacGATTCCGTGTCGGACGACAAGGAGACGCTCGCTCAGGACATGATCGAGACCGACAACGGCTACTTTGCCATCTTTGACGGCCATGCCGgcaccttcgccgccgactgGTGTGGAAAGAAGCTGCACATCATCCTGGAGGATATCATCCGCAAGAACCCCAACGGCCCCATTCCCGAACTCCTCGACCAGACATTCACGTCTGTCGACGCGCAGTTAGAAAAGCTCCCTCTTAAGAACAGCGGATgtaccgccgccgtcgccgtatTACGTTGGGAGGATCGTGTGCCCAGCGATCGCTCCGCGACGGGTTCCCAGGCCATTGCGCCGGCTACTGCCGCAGCCACCAAGGCGGCTAAATTAACGTCGGAAGAGGCCACGGACGACAAGGCCACCTCcacaggcggcggcgttgaggccACGCACGCTAAGCTGAAGAGTTCGGCGAGCCGCCAGCGTGTTCTCTACACGGCCAACGTTGGAGACGCCCGCATCATTCTTTGCCGTTCCGGCAAAGCTCTTCGCCTTTCGTACGATCACAAGGGCAGTGACGAGAACGAGGGAAAGCGGATAGCGAACGCGGGTGGTTTGATACTCAACAACCGCGTCAATGGTGTCCTGGCTGTGACGCGAGCGCTCGGTGACACTTACATGAAGGACTTGGTCACTGGGCATCCGTACACAACCGAGACGGTCATTCAACCCGAGAGCGACGAGTTCATTATCATAGCCTGTGATGGG CTCTGGGACGTTTGCTCCGATCAAGACGCCGTTGACCTCGTTCGCAACGTTGAGGATCCGGTTGAGGCCTCGAAACTCCTCGTTGACCACGCATTGAATCGGTTCAGCACGGATAACTTGTCCTGCATGATTGTCCGGCTGGACAAGGAGGCGCTGCTAGAGAGTCAGaacgacaaggagaacgccATCGGAGTGGAGCGGCCTCCGGCAAACCCGGCCAAGGTCAgcgaggcggagaagatCATTCGGGAGACGAAGCAGAAGATCGCCGAAGGTGGCGCGCCGGCAGTCGGTGTTTCggccagcaacagcggcCGCGGTCATGACCCCGCATCGATTGACAACGGCGACTTTAAGCCAACAACGCTGGACGGCACCCTTGAGGAGGAGCCGGGACCgatcgacgatggcgacTCACCAGAGATTGAGCCTGACGCGGTGCCTGCTATTCTCCCCGCAACCGTAGAGCAAACCGACGCTGCTGTGGCGCCGAAGAAAAGTGCTTAG